The genomic interval TCTGTCATAACGCAGATCCCGTCTGAAAACGGATGTTTCTTTGTAGTAATTGCCCCCAATGCGTACCCAGGTCCGTTCATCTCCAAAACTCAGGGCCAGGTTTCCGTCCGTGATGATAGCCGACCTGCCCATTAGTTCCTTTTGCCAGTCTGTGTATTTAAAACGGTCCCATACCGTGAGGTCCGGGGCATAATTGATACCAGGGTCTTTTCCCGGTATAAGCCCGTCGTTACGGAAGGCCTCCTCCCGCATATCCAGGTACTCTCCGGTGTCGAACAGATGGTACTTGTGGGCCACTTTACCCCAGCCTCTGAGCAGGGTAGCGTCCAGCATCAGTTTACCGGGTTTCCCTCTTACTGTTTGAATAACTATTACGCCATTCGCGCCCTTTGAACCATAAATAGCGGTAGCTTCGGCATCCTTCAGTACGGTAATGGATTCAATTTCGCCAAACATCTGGAGGCTGAACGAACTGATGCCGCCATTCACATTTTGGGAGGAGAGGGAAGACCCCAGGTTGGCGACAGGCAAACTGCCCGCGTAGGGGATCCCGTTGATCACCAGCAGTGGCATAGCAATGCTCATCAGCGAATTTCGCCCCCGTAACTGTATTGTAACAGCACTACCGGGCATGCCGCTGGTTTGATCTATTTGTAAACCCGGCACCTTGCCTTGCAAGGCGGTAAGCGCATTACTGCTGCCTGCCTGTTCTGTGGGTATAAGCGTTACCCGCGTTACAGCACCCACAACAAATCTTTTGGCTCCCTCGGAGTATCCCGTAATGACTACCTCATCCAGGGACTTGTCAGCCGGCTTCATTTGAATGCGGATGGTTTCCTGGCCGTTAAGAGCTACCCGCCGGGTTTCATAACTCATCAACTGCACCTCCAGCGTGGCATCTGCGCGGGGAACCTGCAATTGAAACCTGCCTGCCGTATCAGTATTTGTTCCCCAGTTTCCTCCTTGTACCCGTATATGCACGCCGGGAAGCGGTAGCAAGGCTTCATCCGTAATGATGCCTGTTACCACTTTATTGGCGGGTGCCGGCTGCGATGGCTGGCTTTCTGCCGGCATTACCCACTCGGCAGATGGCGGATAGAGGATGATATTCCCATCTGCTGTCCATCGGCAGGTGTACCCTAAGGGTACAAGATATTGCTGTAAAAAGGCGTCAATGGTCGTCTCCCGCAGTGGTATGGTAATACGGGTGGCCCTGTTGTAGGTACCCAAAAAATGGGGGCCCCCCTGTTCTTCTATACGCTTAAAAACGGTTTTTAACAGCGCACGGGTGAATGCCAGTCTTACTGACTTAGCTCCCGGTGTGGAATTGTGTTTTTGCCCAAGCGAGGGACCAATGAATAAAAGTAAAGCCAGCACCATCAGGTATAGGCCCCTGCGGCATACAGCGTTTTTCATAATTAATTAAATGTATTGTACCGTAAAGAGTCCTTTATAAATATGTTCCCATATATAAAGTCTCAGCAAACGGTACAAAAAGACAAATGGTAAAAAAAATATTTATGGATGTTCCAATGCGGCTCCAGGTTGGTTTTTTTAGGGGAAATGGCTAAAGGGTGGCAGCTAGTATTCCACCGGTAAAAGTTTTTTTTAATTTTTTTTTTCGTCTTGTGTTCAAAATGCCATTTTGCCAAGACTTATTATTAGAATCTCCTTCAAAATAACATCTGGAAGATCAATCCGATAAGTATCAGTGACATTTAAACGTGCTTTTATTTATTCACCTTTAAAATATTTAAAACATTACTTAATAATGACACCAGAACAAGAACAAGAACTGATGAAGTGTTTAAAAGAGGGGGATAAAAATGCATTTAAAACCATATATGAAGAATATAAGCCGGTTGTCGAACAGTCTCTGAGAGCACAGGGTTTAGGGGAAAACGATATAAATGACATTCTGCAGGAAGTATTCTGCAGCCTTTGGGAAAGACGTGCCAAACTTGACGTAACGACCGGTTTAAAAGTGTATTTGATAGGAGCCGCACGCAAAAGACGTTACACACTTTTTCGAAACACGCAAACCAGTGCTAAAAGGCATGTGCTATATGAACATAGCAAAGGAGTTCTGGCAACAGACCTGCAAGCCAAACAGGAGTTGTATGAATTATTACAGCGGCAACTGGACCAGGTGGATAAAATAGAAAAGGAGATTTTTAACGCAGCGTATGAAAATGGCAAGAAACCAAAGGAGATAGGAGCGCAATTTGGTATTGAACCGCATAAAGTCAGGCGTATACTAAAAAAAATTCGCGGGGTTTTCAAGACATATATCAATAAGTAACAATGATCCTGCAAAAACAACATTGATTCCTGCCCAAAAAAAACCAAATATGAAAAAGACTACTGATTATATAACCGCCCTTATTATAGCTCGCATCACCGGATCCATCACTCCACAGGAAGAGGTCCTGTTAAATAACTTATTGGAAAAATTTCCCGAAGTAAGGGCACTTTCTGATTTTTTGAATGAAACCCCACCTCCGGTAAATATTCCTGATCGCGACATCCTCGAACAGGAAGCGATGAATATTATCAGGATGGCAGAATCCCGTAATCAGATGACGTCTGCGTCTCATGTCAGGCTGAAAAGAAGGAGGTACGTCCGCCCAACAACCATAGCCGCCTGCATGGTGGCCATAATAGCGGTAGGCGTTATAGCGAGGTACCTTATTCAACAACGCCCACAGAACGTACATACCGGAAGAAAGGATGCCGTCAGCGTTAGCCTGCTGATAGGCGGAGATACGGTGCCGTTATCAGGTGAAAAACTAACCATCGATCCCGATAAGGGTTTACTGATAGACGATGCTTATCTGCTACGCACTTTAAAGAATATTAACAAAGATCTTACAGCCACCCTGGCGGTACCGGCAGGCAAGCGGTACGCACTGGAGTTGAGCGACGGCTCCAAAGCTTCAGTCAACTCTGCTACTGAGTTAAAGTTTCCATTGCGTTTTAAAGAACGGGAGCGTGCAGTGAACGTAAACGGTGAAGCCTATTTTACAGTGAAAGCCAATGCCAGCAGGCCCTTCATAGTGCAGTTGCCAAACAGTAAGGCAATTGCTATGGGAACCGAGTTTAATGTGAATAGCTATAATGAACAGCAACCGAGGATCGCCCTGGTATCTGGCAATGTACAGGTGACCAATGGCCATAGTACAGCCCTGCTGAAACCAGGGGAGGTAGCTACCGGCTTTGACAGGCAGCTGAAGGTAGGTCCGATGGATAAAGATGAGACAAGTTGGTTAAACGACGAAATATACATACACGACGCCAGCGAAAAAGAGATCGTGAAACTTACCTGGATATATTGGCAAAAAAAGCTAACGATAGATAAGCCATTGGAGAATAACATGATCAGCCTTATTATCGACAGAAGGAAGCCGATCGATTCGTTCCTGGTACAACTGGCTCCCTTAGACAAAATCCACCCGGACGGTGACGGCTATCGTATTGAAAGGTAATGGTAATAGTATTAAAATAATGGTTAGTTAAACAACATCCTGTAAAATCCTAAAAGTGGCGGTGTTTATAAGCCATGTACAGTTCCCAAGGTAGATTAAGCACGCCATATGTTTGTTAACAGCATTAGCTTTAAGAATGGGCCGGTAAATCTTTACTGGCTTTATTCTTTTGGGGCTGACTGGACCGGGCTGCCTGGGCAACTACCAAACTCCCTGTAATGATCGTGGGCGCCGGCTTCGGAATGTCATGAGTGATTTCTCCCGGCTGTTGATGGTGCCAAAAATTAGACACTTTTTTGGCACTTCACTTTTTGATAAACCCTTTTTTTATTCGATATCAGGATAACAAAAAGAGCGCCCCCGAAACGGAGACGCCCTTCCTTGCTATAATGAAATGGATGATGATCTTACTTCTTTTCCAGCAGTTTGAAGAACTGGTCAAGCTGTGGCAGTATCACGATACGTGTACGGCGGTTAGCGGCCCTGCCTTCAGGTGTATCGTTGGAAGCAACAGGCAGATATTCACCTCTACCTGCGGCAGTGATATGGGCAGGAGGAATGCCATAGTCATTCTGCAATACCCTTGTTACGGCAGTAGCCCTCTTCACACTCAGGTCCCAGTTATCCAGCAACACGCCTCTCTTGAAAGGATTGGTGTCTGTATGGCCTTCCACCATAAACTCGATATCAGGCTGGTTAAGCAATACTTTCGCTACCTTTCCGAGTACTTCCTTCGCCCTGGCAGTGATATCGTAGCTACCGCTTTCAAACAGCAGTTTATCTGATATGTCGATATACACTACGCCTTTTTCTACTTTGATGTTAATGTCTTTGTCATCCAGGTTGCCAATAGCGCCCTTCAGGTTCATCACAAGTGCCATGTTCAGAGAGTCTTTACGCGCAATGGCGGATTGCAGGTCCTGTATATAGGCATCTTTGGCGCCTATATTATCCAGCGATTTCTTAATGCTTTCTGCCTGTGAATTGCTGATAACAGACAGGTCTTTCAGCTGGTTCAGTAACGTATTATTATTCTGCTTTAACCCTTCCAGTCTTTCTTCGTTCATATTTCTGCTACGCTCAAACGCAGAAGCAGTATCGCGCAGGCTACGCTGGCAATCATCCAGTTTGCTCTGCAGGCTTGCGTATTTGCCAGCTAAATCGGCATACCTGGCTTCAGAAGCCTTGAATTTTTTGGTGCTGACGCAGGAGAATAATAGTACGGGACATGATAATGCTAATAAGAATATGACTCTTCGTTTCATACAAATTGTGTTTGTTTTTAATGACTCTTACTGTTGTTCCTTGTAACCCCCATAAATCCAACACCATGCCACATTTCACAACATACTCATCCATATTCCTGTTAAATTGTTAAAATGTATCAACTAATGGGAAATTCGCTTTTCGTTATATTGTATTACCATACGGGAAATGCATAGTATGATTGTTATATTTTAGAGCAGTGTAGAAATACATTATCCACGACACAAGGGTCTCTAAATCCAAAATCGCATCAAAGTCACTATGAAGAAGACAATTTGTTTACGTCTCTTACTGGGCATCCAACTATTAATGCCTGCCATGTTAAAAGCGCAGGTAAAACCAGCCGCCACGCCGCTCGCTACACTGCAACAGCAATTCGTTGATCTGCGTTTCGGCATGTTTATCCATTTTAACATTCCTACTTTCGCCAACCAGGACTGGCCCGATCCCGAAACACCGGTATCAGTGTTCAATCCGGCAAAACTTGACTGTAACCAGTGGGCAGCTACTGCCAAAGCAGCCAACATGAGCTACGGCTGCCTCACCACCAAACATCACAGCGGTTTCTGTATCTGGGATACAAAGACTACGGACTATAACGTGATGAACAGTCCCTATAAAAAAGATGTGGTAAGGGAATATGTCAATGCTTTCCGCGCCAAAGGACTGAAAGTAATGCTGTACTATTCCATACTGGATACCCATCACAAACTGCGTCCGCACGAAATTACGCGCAAGCATGTTGAAATGGTGAAGGCACAGTTGACAGAGCTGCTGACCAACTACGGGGAGATCACTGCGCTGATCATCGATGGTTGGGATGCACCCTGGTCCAGGATCTCTTATGATGAAATCCCTTTTGAAGAGGTTTACCGCCTCATTAAGAGCCTGCAGCCTAATTGCCTGGTGATGGACCTCAACGCGGCAAAATATCCTACAGAGGCTTTATTTTATACAGATATCAAATCGTACGAGCAGGGTGCAGGACAGCACATCTCCAAAGAGGCCAACAGGTTGCCTGCATTATCCTGTCTGCCTATCAACAGCGCATGGTTCTGGAAAACGAATTTCCCAACCACGCCTGTGAAAGATCCGGTAAAACTGGTAGACGAGATCCTGATACCGCTGAACAAAGCCTGGTGTAACTTCATCCTCAACGTAGCGCCTAACACGGATGGGTTGATCGATCCTAACGCTGTGAAAGCCCTGGAAGAAGTAGGTAAACGCTGGAAGAATACCGGGGCTATGCCTGCATTGCCTCCGGCTATTGCGCCGATCATCTCTTCCAATATCGCCAAGTTCCAGCGCAGCAATTCCAGCTGGAGCGATGATATGAACATCATGGACTTCGCAAATGATGATCGTTTTACCACCAGCTGGCAGTCTAATTCCACTGTAAAGCAACCATGGTATGAAATAGACTTCGACAAAGCGCAGCGCTTTAATATGATCAGCATTGTGGAAGATGGCAGCAATATCAAAAAGTATCATCTTGAGTACGAAGATAACGGCGCCTGGAAACCTTTGGCTAAAGGTGAAGGAGAGGGCCGTGTGAAGATACACCGCTTTGACAGTGTATGGGGTGGACGCGTACGTATCGTGATCGACGA from Chitinophaga filiformis carries:
- a CDS encoding alpha-L-fucosidase, producing the protein MKKTICLRLLLGIQLLMPAMLKAQVKPAATPLATLQQQFVDLRFGMFIHFNIPTFANQDWPDPETPVSVFNPAKLDCNQWAATAKAANMSYGCLTTKHHSGFCIWDTKTTDYNVMNSPYKKDVVREYVNAFRAKGLKVMLYYSILDTHHKLRPHEITRKHVEMVKAQLTELLTNYGEITALIIDGWDAPWSRISYDEIPFEEVYRLIKSLQPNCLVMDLNAAKYPTEALFYTDIKSYEQGAGQHISKEANRLPALSCLPINSAWFWKTNFPTTPVKDPVKLVDEILIPLNKAWCNFILNVAPNTDGLIDPNAVKALEEVGKRWKNTGAMPALPPAIAPIISSNIAKFQRSNSSWSDDMNIMDFANDDRFTTSWQSNSTVKQPWYEIDFDKAQRFNMISIVEDGSNIKKYHLEYEDNGAWKPLAKGEGEGRVKIHRFDSVWGGRVRIVIDEFSAPPAIAEFGVYNERR
- a CDS encoding flagellar motor protein MotB codes for the protein MKRRVIFLLALSCPVLLFSCVSTKKFKASEARYADLAGKYASLQSKLDDCQRSLRDTASAFERSRNMNEERLEGLKQNNNTLLNQLKDLSVISNSQAESIKKSLDNIGAKDAYIQDLQSAIARKDSLNMALVMNLKGAIGNLDDKDINIKVEKGVVYIDISDKLLFESGSYDITARAKEVLGKVAKVLLNQPDIEFMVEGHTDTNPFKRGVLLDNWDLSVKRATAVTRVLQNDYGIPPAHITAAGRGEYLPVASNDTPEGRAANRRTRIVILPQLDQFFKLLEKK
- a CDS encoding FecR family protein; translation: MKKTTDYITALIIARITGSITPQEEVLLNNLLEKFPEVRALSDFLNETPPPVNIPDRDILEQEAMNIIRMAESRNQMTSASHVRLKRRRYVRPTTIAACMVAIIAVGVIARYLIQQRPQNVHTGRKDAVSVSLLIGGDTVPLSGEKLTIDPDKGLLIDDAYLLRTLKNINKDLTATLAVPAGKRYALELSDGSKASVNSATELKFPLRFKERERAVNVNGEAYFTVKANASRPFIVQLPNSKAIAMGTEFNVNSYNEQQPRIALVSGNVQVTNGHSTALLKPGEVATGFDRQLKVGPMDKDETSWLNDEIYIHDASEKEIVKLTWIYWQKKLTIDKPLENNMISLIIDRRKPIDSFLVQLAPLDKIHPDGDGYRIER
- a CDS encoding RNA polymerase sigma factor — its product is MTPEQEQELMKCLKEGDKNAFKTIYEEYKPVVEQSLRAQGLGENDINDILQEVFCSLWERRAKLDVTTGLKVYLIGAARKRRYTLFRNTQTSAKRHVLYEHSKGVLATDLQAKQELYELLQRQLDQVDKIEKEIFNAAYENGKKPKEIGAQFGIEPHKVRRILKKIRGVFKTYINK